TTGATGGAGATGGCTACTGGTATCCTGATCATTTGAAGATGGCATATGATTTTTTCCGGAAGCATCCCGGCGTGTACGTTTATGCCGCCAGATATACATGGAACAAGGAGGATTGCATTCCCCGCAGGAAGGGAAAACCGTGCTCCTTCGTAGTCAGGAAACTGGGGTTAAGAGGGCTTTTATCCATCCATACGAGCAGCGTTGTTCTGAATTCCTCCCTGGCATCTTCTCTTCCCTTGTGGGAAGCAGGCATGAAATACGGAGAGGATGTCCTGTACTGGATGCGGTTGATGAGAAGAACGGCGATGATTGGCTTGGGAAAAAAAGTGGGCTCCATCTATGTACAGCGTGCCGGCTCTGCCATGCAGGAGCAGGCTTGCCGTGATATTTCCGTGGAAGACCTGCTGACGCGCCGGCTGGAGGAATGGAAACTGATGCCGCACAGGGAATGGCAGTTTGCCGTGCACTTTTTAATTTTGCGGGAATTACATGTGCCCAGACTGCTGAAGATGGAGAAAGAAGCCCGTATCCGGTTCCTCAAAGAGATTGGTTCCATGCTGCATGGATGGCTGGAGGGACCCTGTTTTAATGCTTATGTGCAGGCCTGCTCGCGGGAGGAGCCGGCTGAGATGGAAAAGGCGTTTGACAAGCTCCAGGCCCGGGTAAACTGCTGGTGCGTCTGGGCGGACAGGGCGGAAAGATGGTGCATGCGCCCCTGGTCCCTCCTGGTAAATGGGTTGTATAAGGGATTTCTATGGGGCAAGTAAATTCCCTTTCCGCAAGGGGCCCGGAAAACCCGGAAAAAGGGATGGAGGAAAAAAGGCAAGCCGCTCTTCCCTGCGTCAACCGGATTTACCGGTAACGGCTTCTCCGTAGTAAAAAGAAAAAGCGCCTTCCCACGGATAGTGGAAAGGCGCGGTAAAAGGAAAGAAAGCGTATACCGGATTAATACACGTCCCGCTGGTAGCGGCGGTGCTGTTTCATGTCCGCTACGTACTCCGCAGCTTCTTCCGGAGTCTTGTGGCCCCAGGTCTGGATAACTTCATGAAGGGCGGCGTCAACGTCCTTGGCCATGCGGGAGGCGTCTCCGCAGACGTAGAAGCATGCGCCGTTTTCCAGCCATTTCCAGAGCTCTTCGCCTTCCTGGACCATGAGATGCTGAACGTATACCTTCTTCTCCTGGTCGCGGGACCAGGCTACGGACAATTTCAATCTGCCGTCCGCCGTCAATTTGGCCAGCTCGTCTTCATAGCAGAAATCGGTAGCTTTGTATGGGTTGCCGAAGAACAGCCAATTGCCGCCCTTGTCCCCGGAGGCGATGCGTTCCTCCCAGAATGCCCGGAAGGGAGCGATGCCGGTGCCGGGGCCAACCATGATGATGGGGGTATCCCCGTCTTCCGGCAGGCGGAAATTCTTGTTGGTATGCACAAACACCCTGGCCGTATGTCCCGGCTGGAGGCGGTCCGCCATGTAAGTGGAGCACACGCCGCCGCGCTTGCGGTCCCGGGCCGTGTAGCGCACCGCGCCCACGCACAGATG
This portion of the Akkermansia massiliensis genome encodes:
- a CDS encoding diflavin oxidoreductase, whose protein sequence is MTTEPYGKKNPFPAPVLSVKHLTGEGSPKETIHIEYSLDGAGMVYVAGDALAVIPSNDSSLVEALIEKLGLSPDSQVPTPEGGAASLRDALINCYDITNVNKALLTKWATASGSQELETLLAGDKDALSDFLWGRDVLDLATEYPASFESAEAFASILKKIMPRLYSIASSPNAHPEEVHLCVGAVRYTARDRKRGGVCSTYMADRLQPGHTARVFVHTNKNFRLPEDGDTPIIMVGPGTGIAPFRAFWEERIASGDKGGNWLFFGNPYKATDFCYEDELAKLTADGRLKLSVAWSRDQEKKVYVQHLMVQEGEELWKWLENGACFYVCGDASRMAKDVDAALHEVIQTWGHKTPEEAAEYVADMKQHRRYQRDVY
- a CDS encoding glycosyltransferase family 2 protein translates to MEEKNRHIRDSRYGWIEFSVILIAYNLEHYLRKTVQSVLDQEFKNFELIIVDDGSTDGTLQVVEFFQDSRINVISQENGGASHARNTGMKAAKGKYVAFLDGDGYWYPDHLKMAYDFFRKHPGVYVYAARYTWNKEDCIPRRKGKPCSFVVRKLGLRGLLSIHTSSVVLNSSLASSLPLWEAGMKYGEDVLYWMRLMRRTAMIGLGKKVGSIYVQRAGSAMQEQACRDISVEDLLTRRLEEWKLMPHREWQFAVHFLILRELHVPRLLKMEKEARIRFLKEIGSMLHGWLEGPCFNAYVQACSREEPAEMEKAFDKLQARVNCWCVWADRAERWCMRPWSLLVNGLYKGFLWGK